From the genome of Trypanosoma brucei brucei TREU927 chromosome 11 chr11_scaffold01 genomic scaffold, whole genome shotgun sequence:
GGCCGCCTCATGCGAAATGGCATATCGGGAACACACCGCACACAGCACATCGGATACTAGCACCTACTCGACTACAAACAAGTAGAAAACGCACATGCATAGTACATTACGCCCCAGCAACGGGGGTCCTCCCCATTGATGGACGTGATGCGTGCCGAAGAACGTGGACTGTAATTTTACCCGAGGTGTAAGCGCGATGAATCACACCTCGGGTAAAATTACAGTCCACGAGCCTCGTCCACACGACCGGATGGGCAACTGCGTTGGAAACTACTTATGAAACAGAGTTAAtagtttcttttgtttagaGGCGGGGGTCACACGCTATTTTCTCAGTGGTCGAATAAGCCATCTAGGGTCTGAAATGTCCGAGAGAGGGCACACACCACTAAGTTTCATATACCGGCGTGCGCCCCACACAGTGTGGACTTCTACAGAGCTATTCTCCAATAGACGTCTGTAGGCATTTTTCTGTTGGAAGGAAGAATCTCGAAGGGCTCTAAACCAACTTGTTTGGTTGAGATATTTGGGCATCAGGTTCCTCCACGCACTAATTGAGGTTGGGAAGTGCAAAACCACGCCACTTTCGACCGAAACACTGTGGggataatgaaaaaaacgcGTCTCGTAATCGAGGGATATAATTCCCCTTCGCAGCAGTAATTTTGGCTTCACATGCTTCGGCCTACTGACGCTCCATGTCAACACTATAGTCCACATAGTTTGATCACATAGCCAAATAAGGCTCTGGCGTCtcaaattaaagaaaactTTCAAAGCCTCTTTTAGCGCCCACACTCTGGCTATCACGCCTCCGCCATTAAGATACGACCTTCCCGATTCATTTACCCTTAAAATATTTTCAACTCCCACACCCCTTGTTGCATCCATTGCGTCATCAAACAACTTCTTACAGTTTTGAAACTCCGACCTCCCCTCCGGCTTCACCATGATATTCAGCTGAGGAGTAGCGCAACCCTTCTCAGCGGTAAACAACATTGGAGGTGTCATTTCTCCTCTTAAAATAGCCGTCTCGTTGAACGCTTCAGGGATTTTTGGTGTAGTGTCGAGGAAATGCTTCACTGCCTCCTCCCTAACACCTGCATCGGTGAAATAGGTATCTCCCCCATCGAACAACATAATCACATCACTTTCGCGCATCTTCTCACGCACCATGTAACTATAAATCCAGTCCCACCTCTTCACATGCCCATACCAGCCTCCCATGCCCAGTGTCGCAACCGATGCATTAGTGAGTATAGAACTTACAATCATCCTGCACCACCCCGGAGAGTACCTCGTGTGCACCACAGCATAATACACCCTCGGCGTATAATTTCTACCACTGTCTTTCTTTCTTAACAACGTCCCTGTTTCCTTGTTCCTCACGCTCATTTCTCCCAAAAACCAGAGCACAGTTAGCAGCATCACCCCCACCATCGCGGCATATAGTCTTCCCCTTGTGCCCCCATAAATTGCCCTAGCCCCTTTCAACATATAAAAActtcgcaaaaaaaaaatggattTACTTGGAGAAGGGTGATGCTTTTCCCCTCAACTCGGACACAGTGCGgatgcgttttttttttttttaactctgGCGAACGGTTCGTAAAAATTCCGTGCGATGTTACTTTTTCAACTGCCCACTGAGCCAACTGGGGTCGGAGATGTTAGATATGGGGCATACGGTACTTAACTTAGCGTCTTTGCGGGAACCCCAGAAAGTGTACATCTCCACAGTGGAATTTTTCAGCAAACGAATGGAGGCCTCCCGCTTGGGGGAAGAATTGCTCAGTGCTCTATACCAATTTATCTCACTCAGATACTGTGGCAATGTACGCTTCCACACGTGAACTGGTCCCGCAAAATGCAGTATCATTCCACTCATAACCATCGTCTTGGATGGATAAAGGAAGTAACGCGTCTCATAGTCAAGAGATATTAGCCCCCTTCTCACCAACAGCGCTGGCTTTATATTCTCCGGCCTGGTGATACTCCATATTAGCAAGAGTGCCCACATTGACTGGTCGCAACCCCAaacaaactttttttttctgaggTTAAAGAATGCCTTCAGAGCCTCTTCTAGTGCCCACACCCTGGCAATTATTCCTCCCCCGTTGAGATACGATCTTCCCGATTCATTCGCCCTTAAAATAGAACGCAACCCTGTGCGATTGGAAACTACGAACGCCTCGTTGTACAGTTTACTGCACTGATGAGCGCGCTCGCTCTTAGGTGTCTTTACCATGAAATGACTTTGAGGGGTGAAACAGAAATTTTCGGCGGCCATCAACATTGGAGGTGTCATTTCCCCTCTTAAAATAGCCGTCTCGTTAAACGCTTCAGGGATTTTTGGTGTAGTGTCGAGGAAATGCTTCACTGCCTCCTCCCTTACATCCTCCCCTGTGAAGACCGTATCGCCCCCATCAAATATCACAATCACGTCACCCTCACTCATCTTCTTCTGCCGTAGGTACCGGTACAACCACAACCACCTGCTCACATGCCCATACCAGCCTCCCATGCCCACTGTGGCAACGCTCACATTAGTGAGTATCGAACTTACAATCATCCTGCACCACCCCGGCGCGTACCTCGTTTCtgcaacaagaaaaaacaccCTTGGTATGTGATTACCGTAACTTCCatccttcttcccctccacGCTAGTTTCCCCACTCCCTACATTTCTTAACCCCAACCaccaaaaaaataacatcagCACCAACCCCATAACATACAACCTGCCCCTTGAATCCCCATAGAATTCCCTAACACCTTTCAGCATACAAACAGATGTCTCtaagaaataaaagggtACGCACCCAGTGAGTGGACAACTACACGTTAAATCAAGGGAAACGAATAGTTAATGTTAAACATTAGTTTCCCAACAGTTAAGGCATGTAAATCCGGCAcaccacaacaccaaaaacacataaatatgtgCAACACCGATTATCTCGGGATGCTGATGCTCCCACTCGCCTACATATGAAGGCAGTGGGTCTCAATGCATACCTCGTTAAATGTGAACCCAACGATAACGATATTCTGTGGGACAGATTCAAATAGATGAGACAACAGAGTAGTGTGCAGGCATTCAATACGTACAACAGTCAGACCTGTTGAGTTTGATTTAGTATTCAATAAGCGCGCTCATAAAGTAAGGCATATTGACCTTCACGTACACATAATCGTTGTTTCCATCACACTGCCGCGTCTGTTGTGCATTCCCCCCATTTTCTTATCCACCTTCCCACCCAGATACCACAAACAAACCGCATGATCTCTCTTACACTTTCGAGCCAATACCGTCACCGAAAGTATACTGACAGGCAGCCAGACAGGGTAAGATTTGGTTCTAATGACATAATGCTGCGTAGAGCAAAGgtagtggggggggggaaaaaaaaggatgtggAGAGGGatggaggaaggaagggaacgaGCTGCATAGCAGGCCATTGCTCAGCCGAAAGGTGATTTTTGATGTTCCGTTATCAATGCATCGCTCAAACTGTTTGGACCTCGAACAACAATTATGCATCACAGCATCAGtggccaaaaagaaaactagtagcacacatatacacacacacgaacataaacataaacataaacataaacagggATGAATGACCTATGAGGAAGAGGgtggataaaaacaaaataataaggaTGGATGATACTCGATTCAGTGTGAGCTGAGTTAAAAATTATGTCTTCAAAATGGCTCTACTGCCGTCAGGCTGACAGGAAACTATTGACTGTCATCATTAGAGGGGAAGATAATGCATTTGAGTGCCAAAACTACAAATGGCTCTCGCGCAACAGGACAGGGGCCACATCCCCACGGCATTAAATGGTTGCCACTGGCCCAAGGGATGCTGCGCTGTATTGTTTCAACAGCACATAAGCaaaaacacataaatatgtgCAACACCGATTATCTCGGGATGCTGATGCTCCCACTCGCCTACATATGAAGGCAGTGGGTCTCAATGCATACCTCGTTAAATGTGAACCCAACGATAACGATATTCTGTGGGACAGATTCAAGTAGATGAGACAACAGAGTAGTGTGCAGGCATTCGATACGTACAACAGTCAGACCTGTTGAGTTTGATTTAGTATTCAATAAGCGCGCTCATAAAGTAAGGCATATTGACCTTCACGTACACATAATCGTTGTTTCCATCACACTGCCGCGTCTGTTGTGCATTCCCCCCATTTTCTTATCCACCTTCCCACCCAGATACCACAAACAAACCGCACGATCTCTCTTACACTTTCGAGCCAATACCGTCACCGAAAGTATACTGACAGACAGCCAGACAGGGTAAGATTTGGTTCTAATGACATAATGCTGCGTAGAGCAAAGGtagtgggggggggaaaaaaaaggatgtggAGAGGGatggaggaaggaagggaacgaGCTGCATAGCAGGCCATTGCTCAGCCGAAAGGTGATTTTTGATGTTCCGTTATCAATGCATCGCTCAAACTGTTTGGACCTCGAACAACAATTATGCATCACAGCATCAGtggccaaaaagaaaactagtagcacacatatacacacacacgaacataaacataaacataaacagggATGAATGACCTATGAGGAAGAGGgtggataaaaacaaaataataaggaTGGATGATACTCGATTCAGTGTGAGCTGAGTTAAAAATTATGTCTTCAAAATGGCTCTACTGCCGTCAGGCTGACAGGAAACTATTGACTGTCATCATTAGAGGGGAAGATAATGCATTTGAGTGCCAAAACTACAAATGGCTCTCGCGCAACAGGACAGGGGCCACATCCCCACGGCATTAAATGGTTGCCACTGGCCCAAGGGATGCTGCGCTGTATTGTTTCAACAGCACATAAGCaaaaacacataaatatgtgCAACACCGATTATCTCGGGATGCTGATGCTCCCACTCGCCTACATATGAAGGCAGTGGGTCTCAATGCATACCTCGTTAAATGTGAACCCAACGATAACGATATTCTGTGGGACAGATTCAAATAGATGAGACAACAGAGTAGTGTGCAGGCATTCGATACGTACAACAGTCAGACCTGTTGAGTTTGATTTAGTATTCAATAAGCGCGCTCATAAAGTAAGGCATATTGACCTTCACGTACACATAATCGTTGTTTCCATCACACTGCCGCGTCTGTTGTGCATTCCCCCCATTTTCTTATCCACCTTCCCACCCAGATACCACAAACAAACCGCATGATCTCTCTTACACTTTCGAGCCAATACCGTCACCGAAAGTATACTGACAGGCAGCCAGACAGGGTAAGATTTGGTTCTAATGACATAATGCTGCGTAGAGCAAAGgtagtgggggggggggaaaaaaaaggatgtggAGAGGGatggaggaaggaagggaacgaGCTGCATAGCAGGCCATTGCTCAGCCGAAAGGTGATTTTTGATGTTCCGTTATCAATGCATCGCTCAAACTGTTTGGACCTCGAACAACAATTATGCATCACAGCATCAGtggccaaaaagaaaactagtagcacacatatacacacacacgaacataaacataaacataaacacggGATGAATGACCTATGAGGAAGAGGgtggataaaaacaaaataataaggaTGGATGATACTCGATTCAGTGTGAGCTGAGTTAAAAATTATGTCTTCAAAATGGCTCTACTGCCGTCAGGCTGACAGGAAACTATTGACTGTCATCATTAGAGGGGAAGATAATGCATTTGAGTGCCAAAACTACAAATGGCTCTCGCGCAACAGGACAGGGGCCACATCCCCACGGCATTAAATGGTTGCCACTGGCCCAAGGGATGCTGCGCTGTATTGTTTCAACAGCACATAAGCaaaaacacataaatatgtgCAACACCGATTATCTCGGGATGCTGATGCTCCCACTCGCCTACATATGAAGGCAGTGGGTCTCAATGCATACCTCGTTAAATGTGAACCCAACGATAACGATATTCTGTGGGACAGATTCAAATAGATGAGACAACAGAGTAGTGTGCAGGCATTCAATACGTACAACAGTCAGACCTGTTGAGTTTGATTTAGTATTCAATAAGCGCGCTCATAAAGTAAGGCATATTGACCTTCACGTACACATAATCGTTGTTTCCATCACACTGCCGCGTCTGTTGTGCATTCCCCCCATTTTCTTATCCACCTTCCCACCCAGATACCACAAACAAACCGCATGATCTCTCTTACACTTTCGAGCCAATACCGTCACCGAAAGTATACTGACAGGCAGCTAGACAGGGTAAGATTTGGTTCTAATGACATAATGCTGCGTAGAGCAAAGGTAgtggggggggaaaaaaaaggatgtggAGAGGGATGGAGGGAGGAAGGGAACGAGCTGCATAGCAGGCCATTGCTCAGCCGAAAGGTGATTTTTGATGTTCCGTTATCAATGCATCGCTCAAACTGTTTGGACCTCGAACAACAATTATGCATCACAGCATCAGtggccaaaaagaaaactagtagcacacatatac
Proteins encoded in this window:
- a CDS encoding expression site-associated gene (ESAG) protein, putative, with protein sequence MLKGARAIYGGTRGRLYAAMVGVMLLTVLWFLGEMSVRNKETGTLLRKKDSGRNYTPRVYYAVVHTRYSPGWCRMIVSSILTNASVATLGMGGWYGHVKRWDWIYSYMVREKMRESDVIMLFDGGDTYFTDAGVREEAVKHFLDTTPKIPEAFNETAILRGEMTPPMLFTAEKGCATPQLNIMVKPEGRSEFQNCKKLFDDAMDATRGVGVENILRVNESGRSYLNGGGVIARVWALKEALKVFFNLRRQSLIWLCDQTMWTIVLTWSVSRPKHVKPKLLLRRGIISLDYETRFFHYPHSVSVESGVVLHFPTSISAWRNLMPKYLNQTSWFRALRDSSFQQKNAYRRLLENSSVEVHTVWGARRYMKLSGVCPLSDISDPRWLIRPLRK
- a CDS encoding expression site-associated gene (ESAG) protein, putative, coding for MLKGVREFYGDSRGRLYVMGLVLMLFFWWLGLRNVGSGETSVEGKKDGSYGNHIPRVFFLVAETRYAPGWCRMIVSSILTNVSVATVGMGGWYGHVSRWLWLYRYLRQKKMSEGDVIVIFDGGDTVFTGEDVREEAVKHFLDTTPKIPEAFNETAILRGEMTPPMLMAAENFCFTPQSHFMVKTPKSERAHQCSKLYNEAFVVSNRTGLRSILRANESGRSYLNGGGIIARVWALEEALKAFFNLRKKKFVWGCDQSMWALLLIWSITRPENIKPALLVRRGLISLDYETRYFLYPSKTMVMSGMILHFAGPVHVWKRTLPQYLSEINWYRALSNSSPKREASIRLLKNSTVEMYTFWGSRKDAKLSTVCPISNISDPSWLSGQLKK